A DNA window from Betta splendens chromosome 6, fBetSpl5.4, whole genome shotgun sequence contains the following coding sequences:
- the LOC114857101 gene encoding palmitoyltransferase ZDHHC7-like: MSSSHRLRDVEQQRPLLDGQQAAVDRAAPSGARQLWFIQDCCGMVCACITWFLVLYADFVVTFVMLLPSRSFWYAVINGVVFNSLAVLALASHLRTMLTDPGAVPKGNATKKYMESLQLKPGEVVYKCPKCCSIKPERAHHCSICKRCIRKMDHHCPWVNNCVGEKNQRFFVLFTMYVAVISGHALALCGYQFITCVRVQWSECSDFSPPVTMMLMIFLCMEGLLFLTFTAVMFSTQLHSICNDETEIERLKNEKPTWERQTRWAGLRSVFGGQPSMQWMSPFVGLKLPTLAARRTWRAGAEFSV, encoded by the exons ATGTCCTCGTCCCACCGTCTCAgggatgtggagcagcagcgccccctgctggacggGCAGCAGGCGGCAGTGGACAGGGCTGCGCCCAGCGGCGCCAGGCAGCTCTGGTTTATCCAGGACTGCTGCGGCATGGTGTGCGCCTGCATCACGTGGTTCCTGGTGTTGTACGCGGACTTTGTGGTCACCTTTGTCATGCTGCTGCCCTCTCGGAGTTTCTGGTATGCCGTGATCAACGGGGTGGTGTTCAACAGCCTGGCCGTTCTGGCGCTGGCTTCCCACCTCCGCACGATGCTGACCGACCCG GGAGCCGTTCCCAAGGGCAACGCCACTAAGAAGTACATGGAGAGTCTGCAGCTGAAGCCGGGTGAGGTCGTGTACAAATGTCCAAAATGCTGCAGCATCAAACCTGAGAGGGCTCATCACTGCAG TATCTGTAAACGCTGCATCCGCAAGATGGACCATCACTGCCCCTGGGTCAACAACTGTGTTGGTGAGAAGAACCAGCGCTTCTTCGTCCTCTTCACA ATGTACGTCGCTGTCATCTCAGGTCACGCTCTGGCTCTCTGTGGATATCAGTTCATCACCTGCGTCCGGGTCCAGTGGAGCG AGTGCAGCGATTTTTCTCCTCCGGTCACCATGATGCTGATGATCTTCCTCTGCATGGaaggcctcctcttcctcaccttcaCAGCCGTCATGTTCAGCACTCAGCTACACTCCATCTGCAACGATGAGACG gaGATCGAGCGTCTGAAAAACGAGAAGCCGACGTGGGAGCGTCAGACTCGCTGGGCCGGGCTGAGGTCGGTGTTCGGAGGCCAGCCGTCCATGCAGTGGATGAGCCCCTTTGTGGGACTCAAACTACCAACCTTGGCTGCCAGACGCACATGGAGGGCTGGGGCAGAGTTCTCagtctga
- the ankrd27 gene encoding ankyrin repeat domain-containing protein 27, giving the protein MAVYDENILKNPFYLALEKQRPDLCSRVAELHGIVLVPCCGSLTASSYADSQFDSYVLQPVEDGFRTGDGKDVRIQDRQILLGTGFPAPASVPILFEETFYNNQEQSYSILCISRPLEVEPSPLEQNPLPPYCLKSLEDVREFLGRHTQKLDRFIQGFGQTFKEQERKGLRHHIDLVNGLYTKCLQCLLRDSHLKLLAKQELQMTLLKQAVEIYVHHGIHDFIFNFVGTLEASQDAAFNKTTRSLQDLQQKDLGVKPEFSINLSRAKRELSQLNQQSSPLLKLLCLRRVALTATQTPRRAVSIEAVCADDLLAVVLYLLVKTEIPNWMANLNYIRNFCFSQSSKDELSYCLSTFEAAVEYISLGKLQDTHCGSGELNDKALFKEKMNVLAQSAATPIHCLFEHIVNGNESEVKRLLSEGEGDEDVRMCHPLCSCDLCDLQQSGRLNDPSIVTPFSRDDRGYTPLHAAAVCGQAQLIDVLVHKGAPVNATDYHALTPLHLSCQRGYQGVTLLLLHYKANTDAQDNNGNTPLHLACMYGHEDCVKALVYYDVQTCRLDLQNDKGDTPLHMASRWGYEGIIQVLLENGASTAVLNKSKESPLQCALNSKILVMLQSTQNGRLRAGVDSPSRSPQASECSSRRSSISSTSSLGPEAKHEGDRVRHREVEKLLRAVADGDVEMVRYLLEWTDEEEEDEGDIGSEAPLCHPLCQCPTCAPTQKLSVLQAGALGVNSCNVDGFTPLHVAALHGHSGLVGLLIRHGANVNARTNQSATPLHLASQNSHVQVVRFLLECNAKLNKKDQYGNTSLIHACLRGNLETATILLQSNALVNLENLQGNTALHEAVRGGHQAVVELLLRGGASAGTRNRRQRTPLDCAYELGGKNTEILRALQKASGLSPDDEPIKLLSVPKGALAHSFVQRLRLQDNSNSRRQAQSINRIHQLKKGSCGSSCRVSPTLSQVKPDRRRLRRGETVEVCSPSGSLESGPRLKERPLGRCHTLDTHIANSECTVEKSDDRTAPETAGDAEQILTERKEARSPDDSTCTSSESSSCDHSSHAEIPQIQEAAELPASPDAGGEVHTNGALDESPDHQESSLSRSTDGNSNVTHPPDQTDTKQTAELRSESVTADVKEETQQFKDV; this is encoded by the exons ATGGCGGTTTATGATGAGAACATCCTGAAGAATCCTTTCTACTTGGCGTTGGAGAAGCAGAGACCGGACCTCTGCAGTCGAGTGGCAGAGCTCCACGGGATT gttctggttccCTGCTGTGGAAGCTTGACTGCCAGCAGCTACGCAGATTCTCAGTTCGACAGCTATGTCCTGCAGCCCGTGGAGGACGGATTCCGGACCGGGGATGGAAAG GATGTCAGGATCCAGGACAGGCAGATCCTGCTGGGCACCGGATTCCCTGCTCCGGCGTCGGTACCCATCCTGTTCGAGGAAACATTCTACAACAACCAGGAGCAGAGCTACAGCATCCTGTGCATCTCGCGGCCCCTGGAGGTGGAGCCGAGTCCCCTGGAGCAGAACCCGCTACCTCCATACTGCCTGAAGAGCCTGGAGGATGTCAGGGAGTTCCTGGGCCGCCACACCCAGAAACTGGACCGCTTCATCCAGGGCTTTGGTCAGACCTTCAAGGAACAGGAGAGAAAGGGACTGAGACATCACATA GACCTGGTCAACGGGCTCTACACTAAATGTCTTCAGTGTCTGCTGAGAGACTCTCACTTG AAACTTCTGGCAAAGCAGGAGCTTCAGATGACTCTTCTCAAACAGGCGGTGGAG ATTTATGTTCATCATGGCATCCATGATTTCATctttaactttgtgggaacactTGAAGCCAGCCAG GACGCTGCCTTCAACAAAACCACCAGGAGTCTGCAGGACCTGCAGCAGAAGGACCTGGGAGTCAAACCGGAGTTCAG TATAAACTTGTCTCGAGCCAAGCGGGAGCTGAGTCAGCTCAACCAGCagtcctcccccctcctcaaaCTGCTGTGCCTGCGCAGAGTGGCCCTGACCGCCACCCAGACCCCCAGACGCGCCG tcAGTATAGAGGCTGTCTGTGCAGACGACCTGCTCGCCGTCGTCCTCTACCTGCTGGTGAAGACGGAAATCCCCAACTG GATGGCCAACCTGAACTACATcaggaacttctgcttcagtcAGTCCAGTAAAGATGAGCTCAGCTACTGCCTGAGCACCTTCGAGGCTGCAGTGGAATACATCAGTCTGGGgaagctgcaggacacacattgt GGCTCAGGTGAGCTGAACGACAAGGCACTGTTCAAGGAGAAGATGAATGTTCTGGCTCAGAGCGCCGCCACACCCATCCACTGTCTGTTTGAG cacaTTGTAAATGGAAATGAGTCTGAGGTGAAACGGCTGCTGAGTGAAGGAGAGGGCGATGAGGACGTCAGGATGTGTCACCCCCTCTGCTCATGCGACCTCTGTGACCTCCAGCAGTCTGG GAGGTTGAACGACCCGTCCATCGTCACGCCGTTCTCCAGAGACGACCGGGGTTATACTCCgcttcacgctgctgctgtgtgtg GTCAGGCCCAGCTGATCGACGTGCTGGTGCATAAAGGGGCGCCGGTCAATGCCACGGACTACCACGCCCTGACGCCGCTGCACCTGTCCTGCCAGCGGGGGTACCAGGGGGTCACG ctcctgctgctacACTACAAGGCCAACACAGACGCTCAGGACAACAACGGCAACACGCCGCTGCACCTGGCCTGCATGTACGGACACGAGGAC TGTGTTAAGGCTCTGGTGTACTACGACGTGCAGACCTGCCGCCTGGACCTGCAGAACGATAAAGGCGACACGCCGCTGCACATGGCGTCTCGCTGGGGCTACGAGGGGATCatccaggtgctgctggagaaCGGAGCCAGCACGGCCGTCCTCAACAAGAGCAAGGAGTCGCCGCTGCAGTGTGCGCTCAACTCCAAG ATTCTTGTGATGCTACAGTCGACTCAGAATGGGCGCCTGCGTGCTGGAGTAGAT TCTCCAAGTCGCTCCCCTCAGGCCTCAGAGTGCAGCAGCCGTcgctcctccatctccagcacCTCCTCATTGGGCCCCGAGGCCAAACACGAGGGAGACCGGGTCCGGCACCGAGAG gtggagaagctgctgcggGCCGTGGCCGACGGCGACGTGGAGATG gTTCGCTACCTGTTGGAGTGGacggatgaggaagaggaggatgaaggggaCATTGGATCCGAAGCTCCGCTGTGCCACCCGCTGTGTCAGTGTCCAACATGTGCTCCCACACAAAAG CTGTCTGTCCTTCAGGCCGGAGCGCTTGGTGTTAACAGCTGTAACGTTGATGGCTTCACGCCGCTGCACGTCGCCGCGCTGCACGGCCACAGCGGACTGGTGGGCCTGCTGATTCGCCACGGGGCCAACGTCAATGCCCGCACCAACCAGAGCGCCACACCGCTTCACCTGGCCAGCCAGAACAGCCACGTCCAG GTGGTGAGGTTCTTGTTGGAGTGCAACGCCAAACTGAATAAGAAGGATCAGTATGGTAACACGTCTCTGATACATGCCTGTCTCCGTGGAAACCTAGAGACAGCCACCATCCTGTTACAG AGCAACGCGTTGGTGAACTTGGAAAACCTTCAGGGCAACACTGCTCTGCATGAGGCGGTGCGGGGCGGACACCAGGccgtggtggagctgctgctgaggggcGGGGCCTCCGCTGGGaccaggaacaggaggcagaggacgcCACTGGACTGTGCTTATGAACTGGGGGGCAAG AACACGGAGATTCTGAGAGCGCTCCAGAAGGCATCTGGACTTTCCCCTGATGATGAACCAATCAAACTCCTCTCTGTGCCCAAAGGAGCTCTGG CTCACTCGTTCGTGCAGCGTCTGAGGCTGCAGGATAACTCCAACAGCAGGAGACAGGCTCAGAGCATCAACAG GATTCATCAGCTGAAGAAAGGTTCCTGTGGTTCATCCTGCAGGGTCTCACCAACACTGAGCCAG GTGAAGCCAGACAGGAGGAGGTTGAGGCGAGGGGAGACAGTGGAGGTCTGTAGCCCATCAGGAAGCCTGGAGTCCGGGCCCCGGCTGAAGGAGCGGCCCCTGGGTCGCTGTCACACTCTGGACACACACATTGCAAACAGTGAGTGCACAGTAGAAAAGAGTGATGACAGAACTGCTCCTGAAACAGCAGGAGACGCGGAGCAAATACTGACTGAAAGGAAGGAGGCACGGTCCCCTGATGACTCCACCTGTACGAGCAGCGAGTCCTCGTCGTGTGACCACTCCTCACACGCGGAGATCCCTCAAATTCAGGAAGCTGCCGAGCTCCCTGCTTCACCCGACGCCGGCGGTGAAGTACATACAAATGGAGCGTTGGACGAGtcaccggaccaccaggagtcCTCGCTGTCCAGGAGCACAGATGGAAACTCCAATGTCACCCACCCCCCAGACCAGACAGACACCAAGCAAACAGCAGAGCTGAGGTCCGAGTCAGTGACGGCAGATGTGAAAGAGGAAACTCAACAGTTCAAAGATGTCTAG